In Aspergillus flavus chromosome 3, complete sequence, one genomic interval encodes:
- a CDS encoding putative aquaporin, giving the protein MMTPLKSEMPEEQDLADGRQDRNNDLNTIQENRNESSTANEQQNNTRQDRQRPPLHYHNTGSQRPARYSQLRRRQTNQTSRTNQTTHTNQTIPSLAGPREPDPNWTYVHPEYHDMNPDYGKSNEEPVWGLAKPLPRVVRPGMRRHDGGGTTSAYPTGQKGESEPVPELEATPDQGDEHGKEGQDVSSPGPGAHGDTMVHQEMSNADAPDRVSRPVEDEVTEDASDPYGGEAEHFNKWSRVRHRLREPFAEWLGTTVAMLIGLCATLAISTGKGDAGNKLTLYWAWGLAITVGIYIAGGISGGHLNPAISISLWIYRGFPGRRCIYYVIAQILGALTAGGLAYCIYRDSIFHSGSNSGTGITMGATGLGFYTEPLAYVRNVTAFFNEFVAAAILICTIFAMGDDSNAPPGAGMHSFIIGLLIFVLAIGFGYNTGGCFNPARDLGPRLVALMAGYGGSTFTERGGWWFWGAWLATISGALVGGAMYDIFIFIGGESPINYPRTRRQRSKLKKEAKWRRRLNLGRQRLPSIEEGIKELDE; this is encoded by the exons atgatg ACGCCCTTAAAATCCGAGATGCCGGAGGAACAGGACCTGGCCGATGGCCGTCAGGACAGGAACAACGACCTGAATACAATCCAAGAAAATAGAAACGAGTCATCAACAGCCAATGAACAACAAAACAACACGAGACAAGACAGACAGCGCCCACCACTACATTATCACAACACCGGATCACAGCGACCCGCCCGATACTCCCAACTCAGAAGACGCCAGACGAACCAGACAAGTCGGACAAACCAGACAACTCACACAAACCAGACAATTCCCTCTCTTGCTGGCCCACGAGAACCCGACCCTAACTGGACTTACGTTCATCCAGAATATCATGACATGAATCCCGACTATGGGAAGAGCAATGAAGAGCCGGTTTGGGGTTTAGCAAAACCGCTTCCGCGTGTGGTCCGACCAGGTATGCGCCGCCATGATGGCGGGGGGACAACGTCTGCCTATCCGACAGGTCAGAAGGGGGAGTCGGAACCAGTGCCTGAGTTGGAGGCCACTCCGGATCAGGGAGATGAGCATGgaaaagaaggccaagacGTTTCTAGTCCTGGGCCGGGCGCCCATGGCGATACAATGGTACACCAGGAGATGTCAAATGCGGATGCCCCCGACAGAGTATCGCGTCCGGTAGAAGACGAGGTGACAGAGGATGCGAGCGATCCGTACGGTGGTGAGGCAGAGCATTTTAACAAGTGGTCTAGGGTACGTCACAGACTGCGGGAGCCATTTGCTGAATGGTTAGGG ACTACAGTGGCAATGCTAATCGGACTATGTGCGACTCTGGCAATTTCCACCGGGAAAGGTGATGCAGGCAACAAACTCACTCTCTACTGGGCATGGGGACTGGCAATTACCGTGGGAATCTACATTGCCGGTGGGATCAGCGGTGGACATCTAAACCCggccatttccatttccctaTGGATTTATCGAGGTTTTCCAGGACGGCGATGCATCTACTATGTGATTGCTCAGATTTTGGGGGCTCTCACAGCCGGCGGACTTGCTTATTGCATATACCGCGATTCAATTTTCCACAGCGGTTCCAACAGCGGTACCGGCATCACAATGGGTGCTACTGGTCTAGGATTCTATACCGAGCCCTTGGCGTACGTCCGCAATGTGACGGCATTCTTCAATGAATTTGTCGCTGCTGCTATCTTAATCTGCACAATCTTTGCCATGGGTGACGATAGCAACGCTCCACCCGGTGCGGGTATGCACTCGTTTATCATTGGCCTGCTGATCTTTGTGTTAGCAATCGGTTTTGGTTATAATACTGGAGG ATGTTTCAACCCAGCCAGAGACCTTGGCCCTCGCTTGGTGGCTCTGATGGCAGGATACGGTGGAAGTACGTTCACGGAAAGAGGGggatggtggttttggggagCTTGGCTGGCTACCATCTCCGGTGCCCTGGTCGGGGGCGCAATGTATGACATTTTCATCTTTATTGGTGGAGAGTCTCCGATAAACTATCCACGTACTCGTCGCCAGAGGtccaagctgaagaaggaagccaagtggaggagaaggcttAATCTGGGGCGCCAGAGGCTGCCCAGTATCGAAGAAGGAATCAAGGAGCTGGATGAATGA
- a CDS encoding putative pentachlorophenol 4-monooxygenase — MDKTWDVIIAGAGPVGLFLACELAIAGVSVLVLEREMQPESPWKEGLFGRRGLYTPAVEAFYRRGILKRIFGDDERPTHLKKTEGFQYGGHFAGLVLNANNIEFSRWPYRLPGPSFLPGPTSLGRLEAVLSERAETLGVQILRGMEVSRLADEGESVKVWAGDQWFTAQWLVGCDGGRSAVRKTAGFEFVGTEAEFTGYIAVCDLDRPDLLKSGFTHTNSGMYIVSGPGQLHVIDFDRSFDRSQTITREHFQEVLRRVSGTNIVVEALHLASSFTDRSKQATEYRRGRILLAGDSAHIHSPLGAQGLSTGIGDAMNLGWKLAATVKGFASPGLLDTYHQERHPEAARVLEWTRAQVAALRPDPYGQAIASLMRDMINTQDGATYLADRIWGLSVRYGPGDAHPLVGSSAPDFEFDDGMRLGAKLGTGSFLVIDFGSNNQVAEHVQSLQSLQFMIQYCACSAKEEFGLKGLLLRPDGVVAWVSTEEINIIRLHVALSRWISLRGFEA, encoded by the coding sequence ATGGACAAAACCTGGGATGTCATTATTGCTGGCGCTGGGCCAGTAGGTCTTTTCCTCGCCTGTGAACTGGCCATAGCTGGCGTGTCGGTACTTGTACTGGAGCGAGAGATGCAGCCGGAGTCGCCTTGGAAAGAGGGATTGTTTGGGCGTCGCGGTCTCTATACCCCGGCGGTCGAGGCATTTTACCGCCGTGGCATCTTGAAGAGAATtttcggtgatgatgagCGTCCGACGCATTTGAAGAAGACTGAAGGCTTTCAATATGGAGGACACTTTGCGGGCTTGGTGCTTAATGCAAACAACATCGAGTTTTCACGCTGGCCATATCGCTTGCCAGGACCGTCCTTTCTTCCTGGTCCGACTTCTCTTGGACGTCTTGAGGCTGTGTTGTCGGAACGTGCAGAGACGCTGGGTGTCCAGATCCTTAGAGGTATGGAAGTCTCCCGGCTCGCTGATGAAGGTGAATCAGTCAAGGTATGGGCGGGCGACCAGTGGTTTACGGCTCAATGGCTTGTCGGATGTGACGGTGGACGCAGCGCAGTTCGGAAAACTGCTGGATTCGAGTTTGTCGGGACCGAAGCAGAATTCACTGGTTATATTGCGGTATGTGATCTCGACCGACCAGACTTATTGAAGTCAGGTTTCACGCACACAAACTCGGGGATGTACATAGTTAGCGGACCTGGACAGTTGCATGTTATCGATTTTGATAGGAGCTTTGATCGGTCACAAACTATCACGCGGGAACACTTCCAGGAAGTGCTACGGCGAGTGTCGGGCACAAACATCGTTGTCGAAGCGCTTCACCTAGCCTCCTCCTTCACCGATCGCTCGAAGCAAGCAACAGAATATCGTAGAGGACGCATCCTATTGGCTGGTGACAGTGCCCACATACACTCTCCACTGGGCGCGCAAGGATTGAGTACAGGAATTGGCGATGCGATGAATCTCGGCTGGAAGCTTGCGGCTACCGTCAAGGGGTTTGCATCTCCTGGTCTGCTAGACACCTACCACCAAGAGCGGCATCCAGAGGCAGCTCGAGTGCTTGAGTGGACTCGCGCTCAGGTGGCGGCCTTACGCCCTGATCCATATGGCCAGGCTATTGCGAGTCTCATGCGGGACATGATCAATACCCAAGATGGGGCGACTTATCTCGCCGATCGCATCTGGGGACTTTCAGTGCGCTATGGCCCGGGCGACGCGCATCCACTTGTCGGTTCTAGCGCTCCGGATTTTGAATTCGATGATGGAATGCGACTTGGAGCTAAGTTAGGGACAGGATCTTTCTTGGTGATTGACTTTGGGAGCAACAACCAGGTGGCAGAGCATGTGCAGTCCTTGCAGTCTCTGCAGTTCATGATTCAATACTGTGCATGTAGCGCAAAGGAGGAATTCGGGCTCAAGGGGTTACTCTTGCGACCTGATGGTGTGGTCGCATGGGTGTCGACAGAGGAGATAAATATAATACGACTGCATGTTGCATTGTCTCGTTGGATAAGTCTCCGCGGTTTCGAGGCTTAA
- a CDS encoding putative choline transport protein — protein sequence MEQAPTSANHASKGNIQVDEARLEAALGHKQELVRGFGLFSLTSLGIIIANSWAATGGTIVTALYNGGPMAVLYGLILVTIFYAFISASLSELASAIPSAGGVYHWSSVVAGKYGRAAGFFTGYLNACAWLLSAASMSSVLGNEAVAMYLLRHPGVEWHSWQPFIVFLVVLWMCCAIVCLGNRYLPLINRISLVLSMGGWFITIVVLAVMPRGRHASNAQVWRIYYNETGGWSDGICFLSGLLNAAFAVGTPDCISHLSEEVPQPERKVPQGIMLQLLTAFLTAFVYLIALFYGINDIDAVFNTNVNYFPVAEIYLQATGSTAGAVGLISLLFLATFPTLVGTLTTGGRMWWSLARDNATPFPLFFGQVHPTLDCPVNATVAMAVMVSCLGCVYVGSTTAFQALISSFIVLSTLSYAGAIVPHILSRRRSVVLGPFAMPHKIGYVVNILAVLYIAVTVVFFCFPFTLPVTVQNMNYTSVITVGLMTLVGIWWLFQGMRTYKGPTYSREAAERLAMGKQESSAEMSAMDGM from the exons ATGGAGCAGGCTCCGACCAGCGCTAATCACGCCAGTAAGGGAAACATCCAAGTTGATGAAGCACGCCTTGAAGCGGCTTTGGGCCATAAGCAAGAACTGGTCCGTGGGTTCGGGTTGTTTAGTTTGACCAGTCTGGGAATTATAATTGCCAA TTCCTGGGCGGCGACTGGAGGAACTATCGTGACTGCACTGTACAATGGCGGTCCTATGGCCGTCTTGTATGGACTGATCCTGGTCACTATCTTCTATGCATTCATCTCCGCGTCCCTCTCTGAGCTCGCCTCGGCAATTCCTTCAGCGGGTGGTGTCTATCATTGGTCGTCCGTGGTTGCAGGCAAGTATGGTCGCGCTGCAGGCTTTTTCACGGGCTACCTCAATGCCTGCGCCTGGTTGCTGTCGGCGGCTTCAATGAGCTCGGTTCTCGGCAATGAGGCAGTTGCCATGTATCTCCTACGACATCCGGGTGTGGAGTGGCATAGCTGGCAGCCTTTCATTGTCTTCTTGGTTGTACTGTGGATGTGCTGTGCTATTGTATGCTTGGGAAACCGTTACCTCCCGCTCATCAACCGGATATCGTTAGTGCTGTCCATGGGTGGTTGGTTTATTACTATTGTCGTACTGGCCGTGATGCCTAGAGGTCGACACGCCAGCAATGCTCAAGTGTGGAGGATCTACTATAACGAAACTGGCGGCTGGTCCGACGGCATCTGCTTTCTCTCTGGACTCTTGAATGCTGCCTTCGCAGTTGGTACACCTGATTGTATTAGCCACTTATCGGAAGAGG TCCCCCAGCCAGAAAGAAAGGTCCCACAGGGCATCATGCTGCAGCTGCTAACAGCCTTTCTGACCGCGTTCGTGTATCTCATTGCACTGTTCTACGGAATTAATGATATTGACGCCGTTTTCAATACCAACGTTAATTATTTCCCTGTCGCCGAGATCTACCTGCAGGCAACGGGGTCCACAGCGGGAGCAGTAGGACTTATCTCCCTGCTTTTCCTAGCCACGTTTCCCACGCTGGTAGGAACCCTTACAACCGGCGGCCGGATGTGGTGGTCACTTGCGCGCGACAACGCCACTCCCTTTCCTTTATTCTTTGGTCAGGTGCACCCCACGCTGGATTGCCCGGTCAATGCCACAGTGGCCATGGCAGTGATGGTTTCCTGTCTGGGCTGTGTTTATGTGGGCAGCACCACCGCGTTCCAAGCGTTGATCTCGTCATTTATTGTTTTGAGCACACTCTCCTATGCCGGGGCCATTGTTCCGCATATTCTATCCCGGCGACGAAGTGTTGTCCTGGGACCCTTTGCCATGCCCCACAAGATTGGATATGTGGTTAATATCCTTGCGGTACTCTACATCGCTGTCACGGtggtcttcttctgcttccctTTTACCTTGCCTGTCACTGTTCAGAATATGAACTACACCAGTGTTATCACTGTCGGTCTTATGACCCTCGTCGGCATTTGGTGGTTGTTCCAGGGTATGAGGACTTATAAGGGTCCTACCTATAGTCGGGAGGCGGCTGAACGGCTGGCGATGGGGAAACAGGAATCGTCGGCTGAGATGAGCGCCATGGACGGAATGTAA